One genomic region from Nilaparvata lugens isolate BPH chromosome 3, ASM1435652v1, whole genome shotgun sequence encodes:
- the LOC111049522 gene encoding protein abrupt, with protein sequence MGSTKVLAWGEFSSSLASTVQALHGHEELVDVTLAADGRSFPAHKLVLSAASPLLMDLLKNSGCQHPVVLLAGITARDLEALLQFVYQGEVSVDPNQLPSLLQAANCLDIQAFLSIALSEDLYSSSQNDEAMMSQSMMSPTRKRRRKHKRMPEHKMETEAHEWHQPTSAVSHSTSIECQTDSLDENIIENHHLCMESGSAAENSGSETIEETTICIDGQMTTLRRMPSDQPAECPVCGAFIKQSRNLKRHIQIKHRDAHIQFAAVRKRRRKTSASASTAANASTAPTASQDDNDLECPPVEPIPETPEPASASQAPQITDLQPMRWYSPLWTSAVPGTSTDVLCYSLPAQISPTVVHRDHTTVGGPASPTTTTTGYAGTVGEGGGEEHLPPSTAAAIKSE encoded by the exons atGGGAAGTACAAAAGTGCTAGCGTGGGGTGAGTTCAGTTCGTCTCTGGCGTCGACGGTGCAAGCACTGCACGGTCATGAGGAGCTGGTTGACGTCACTTTGGCAGCGGACGGCCGGTCGTTCCCAGCCCATAAATTGGTGCTCAGCGCTGCCAGTCCGCTACTCATGGATCTCCTCAAG AACTCAGGCTGCCAGCACCCAGTGGTGTTGCTGGCGGGGATAACGGCACGTGACCTCGAGGCCCTGCTTCAGTTTGTCTACCAGGGCGAAGTGAGTGTCGATCCAAACCAGCTGCCTTCCCTGCTACAGGCTGCCAACTGTCTCGACATACAGGCGTTCCTGTCCATTGCACTTTCCGAG GACTTGTACAGCAGTAGTCAAAACGACGAGGCGATGATGTCACAGAGCATGATGTCACCGACACGCAAACGACGCAGAAAGCATAAACGGATGCCCGAACACAAAATGGAGACGGAAGCACACGAATGGCACCAGCCGACGTCCGCTGTCAGCCATTCGACGTCCATTGAGTGCCAAACGGACTCGCTGGACGAGAACATCATCGAGAACCACCATTTGTGCATGGAGAGCGGATCGGCCGCTGAGAACAGTGGATCGGAAACAATTGAAGAAACGACGATTTGTATTGACGGACAGA TGACGACACTGCGACGCATGCCATCCGACCAGCCGGCCGAGTGCCCAGTATGTGGCGCCTTCATCAAGCAGTCGCGTAACCTGAAGCGTCACATCCAGATCAAGCATCGCGACGCGCACATCCAGTTTGCCGCCGTCCGCAAAAGGCGCAGAAAAACATCGGCCTCCGCCTCCACCGCCGCCAACGCCTCCACCGCCCCAACCGCCTCTCAAGACGACAACGACCTCGAATGCCCTCCTGTCGAACCGATCCCCGAAACACCCGAACCAGCTTCCGCATCACAG GCACCTCAGATCACCGACCTGCAGCCAATGCGGTGGTACTCGCCGTTGTGGACCTCTGCGGTACCCGGCACCTCGACAGATGTCCTCTGCTACTCACTGCCCGCGCAGATCTCGCCGACAGTAGTGCACAGGGACCACACCACCGTAGGAGGCCCCGcttcccccaccaccaccaccaccggCTACGCGGGGACGGTGGGAGAAGGGGGTGGGGAGGAGCACCTTCCCCCCTCTACCGCCGCCGCCATCAAAAGTGAATGA